From the Nodularia sp. NIES-3585 genome, one window contains:
- a CDS encoding phage baseplate assembly protein V, which translates to MSNNQNNHLSGVFIGLVTNNKDPDGLGRVKVKFPWLSDTEESYWARVVTLMAGNNQGIYFLPEVNDEVLVAFEQGNMAFPFILGALWNGKDKPPGKNDDGKNNQRIIKSRSGHQIILDDTDGEEQILIQDKTGKNQIVINSQDNKMDIKVEKDFTIEAKGKIILKSSDDLAIECNNLSIKTKQNYQLEAGANCTIDAKAKYQLDAQSGLGIKCSAGVKINDDSLEVM; encoded by the coding sequence ATGTCTAATAACCAAAATAATCATCTTTCTGGAGTTTTTATTGGATTAGTTACCAATAATAAAGATCCAGATGGTTTAGGACGAGTTAAGGTAAAATTTCCTTGGTTGTCTGATACTGAGGAAAGTTACTGGGCTAGGGTTGTAACTCTAATGGCAGGAAATAATCAAGGAATTTATTTTTTACCAGAAGTTAATGATGAAGTTTTAGTGGCTTTTGAACAAGGTAATATGGCTTTTCCTTTCATTCTTGGGGCTTTGTGGAATGGGAAAGACAAACCACCTGGAAAAAATGATGATGGTAAAAATAATCAACGCATAATTAAATCCCGTAGCGGTCATCAGATTATTTTAGATGATACTGATGGAGAAGAACAAATTCTTATTCAAGATAAGACTGGGAAAAATCAAATTGTAATTAATTCCCAAGATAACAAGATGGATATTAAAGTCGAAAAGGATTTTACCATTGAGGCGAAGGGGAAAATTATTTTAAAAAGTAGTGATGATCTGGCAATTGAATGTAACAATTTATCAATAAAAACTAAACAAAATTATCAATTAGAAGCGGGCGCAAATTGTACGATTGACGCTAAAGCTAAATATCAACTAGATGCACAATCTGGTTTAGGAATTAAATGTTCAGCCGGGGTGAAAATCAATGATGACTCTTTGGAGGTGATGTAA
- a CDS encoding GPW/gp25 family protein, with protein sequence MDIDFLGVGWTLPIQLDENGQIKVARYEESVRQSIWMILSTPKGERVMRPDFGCGIHDQVFSPNSSGTVGQIVSNVRDALVEWEPRIDVLDVDTIPDPNQPNVIFIQINYQIRTTNNIFNLVYPFYLQ encoded by the coding sequence ATGGATATTGATTTTTTAGGTGTGGGATGGACTTTACCTATTCAACTTGATGAAAATGGTCAAATCAAAGTAGCACGCTATGAAGAGAGTGTACGTCAGTCGATTTGGATGATTCTCAGTACCCCTAAAGGAGAACGGGTAATGCGTCCTGATTTTGGCTGTGGTATTCATGACCAGGTATTTTCTCCCAATAGTTCAGGAACAGTCGGGCAAATTGTCAGTAATGTGCGAGATGCTTTAGTTGAATGGGAACCTCGAATTGATGTTTTAGATGTGGATACAATTCCTGACCCGAACCAACCAAATGTAATTTTTATTCAAATAAATTATCAAATTCGGACTACGAATAATATTTTTAATTTGGTTTATCCTTTTTACTTGCAATAA
- a CDS encoding phage late control D family protein, translated as MPSDSSLLNPQIKILIQGKSIAPEITANFVLALVSEDLESPGMFELQLVTWDLVKQEMSWVDDPIFDIGNEVEIQMGYEQEVKTIIVGEITGLEPEYTQDAAPILVVRGHDLRHRLLRGRRTKSFLQIKDSDIASQIARNRGLTPKVTDSKVKLEYILQHNQTDWEFLQERAQRIGYQVVVDNKTLYFRPHENTQEKVLTLTYGENLQEFYPRLSTLNQVQELQVRGWISQEKQEVISKATVGQEGGKMGGATSGAKAVKKAFGESIQTIVNQPVRSKAEADQMALGKFQDMAIAYISGEGTCQGNSTLRAGKVIEITGVGKKFSGLYYISSAEHSFSLTQGYQTSFTVRRNAT; from the coding sequence ATCTGAAGATTTAGAATCTCCAGGTATGTTTGAATTGCAATTAGTTACTTGGGACTTAGTAAAACAAGAAATGTCATGGGTAGATGACCCAATATTTGATATTGGTAATGAAGTAGAGATTCAGATGGGATATGAACAAGAAGTTAAAACTATTATAGTGGGAGAAATTACAGGTTTAGAACCAGAATATACTCAAGATGCAGCACCAATACTTGTGGTGCGGGGTCATGATTTACGACATCGTTTGTTGCGTGGTCGTCGCACCAAATCCTTTTTGCAAATAAAGGATAGTGACATTGCCAGTCAAATTGCTAGAAACAGAGGACTTACACCAAAAGTTACTGATAGTAAGGTTAAATTAGAATATATTTTACAGCATAATCAAACAGATTGGGAGTTTTTACAAGAGCGCGCTCAACGCATTGGTTATCAAGTTGTTGTAGATAATAAAACACTCTATTTTCGTCCCCATGAAAATACACAGGAGAAAGTTTTAACGTTAACTTATGGAGAAAATCTCCAAGAGTTTTACCCCCGTTTAAGTACCTTGAATCAGGTACAAGAATTGCAAGTCAGGGGTTGGATTTCCCAAGAAAAGCAAGAGGTCATAAGTAAGGCTACAGTAGGTCAAGAAGGCGGCAAAATGGGAGGTGCAACGTCTGGAGCCAAAGCGGTCAAAAAAGCATTTGGTGAATCAATCCAGACAATAGTCAATCAACCTGTAAGGAGTAAAGCAGAAGCTGACCAAATGGCATTAGGAAAATTTCAAGATATGGCGATCGCCTATATTTCTGGTGAGGGGACTTGTCAAGGTAATTCCACTTTACGCGCTGGAAAAGTGATTGAAATTACTGGCGTAGGTAAAAAATTTAGTGGTCTTTATTATATTAGCAGTGCGGAACATTCCTTTTCACTAACTCAAGGCTATCAAACTTCATTTACTGTCAGGAGAAATGCTACATGA